One segment of Corynebacterium caspium DSM 44850 DNA contains the following:
- a CDS encoding dicarboxylate/amino acid:cation symporter — MNFKKLSTSLLARIVVAIILGVITSQFFPTGLARVFITFNSLFGNFLGFFVPVLIFALITPAIAGLGSGAGKWLGLTAGIAYISTVLSGTLAYVTARVVYPWLLGDQTVNSVSDIDEGALTSYFNIEIDPPFGVMTALILAFCFGVAMTTVKSDNLYKVSREVESVVMKVISGFVIPLLPVFIYGMFLGLGMNGNLQDTFISFGKVLVLAIIGTFVFLIFQFALAGIIAKTNPIKAFANMLPAYATALGTSSSAATIPITYAAALRNGVEKNVAGFAVPLCATIHLAGSMMKIMLFAFAIVYMEHIDVPVGLAIGFMLMLGITMIAAPGVPGGAIMAAVGLLASMLGFDESQVALMIAAYIAIDSFGTAANVTGDGALALIINRFAAGKIKPADLAEVPGVDAVPASAEADTAGTAAPANISAYSKGALHSSAAQAAGSRRIPGSTSDETFVVFDEVEP, encoded by the coding sequence ATGAATTTCAAAAAATTAAGCACTAGTTTGTTGGCACGAATTGTCGTTGCAATCATTCTTGGTGTCATCACTAGCCAGTTTTTTCCGACGGGGCTCGCTCGAGTTTTCATCACCTTTAATTCGCTGTTTGGAAACTTCCTAGGCTTCTTTGTCCCAGTACTAATCTTTGCCCTCATCACTCCGGCAATCGCAGGCCTTGGCTCTGGTGCCGGCAAGTGGTTGGGCCTCACCGCCGGTATTGCCTATATCTCCACAGTGCTTTCCGGTACCTTGGCCTATGTCACTGCTCGCGTGGTTTATCCGTGGTTGCTTGGCGATCAAACGGTGAACTCAGTTAGCGATATTGATGAAGGCGCACTCACTTCCTATTTCAATATCGAAATTGATCCGCCTTTTGGTGTCATGACGGCGCTGATTTTGGCTTTCTGCTTCGGTGTGGCCATGACCACGGTGAAGTCGGATAATCTCTATAAAGTCAGCCGCGAGGTTGAAAGCGTTGTGATGAAGGTCATTTCCGGCTTCGTCATTCCGTTGCTGCCAGTATTTATTTACGGCATGTTCCTAGGTCTAGGCATGAATGGCAACCTGCAAGATACCTTTATTTCCTTTGGTAAGGTGCTGGTCCTAGCTATTATTGGGACGTTTGTCTTCCTTATTTTCCAGTTCGCTTTGGCCGGAATTATTGCTAAGACCAACCCCATCAAGGCTTTTGCCAATATGTTGCCGGCTTATGCCACTGCCCTGGGCACTTCATCTTCAGCTGCCACCATTCCGATCACCTATGCTGCTGCACTGCGCAATGGGGTAGAAAAGAATGTTGCTGGTTTCGCAGTTCCGCTATGTGCCACCATCCACTTGGCTGGTTCCATGATGAAAATCATGCTCTTTGCTTTTGCCATTGTGTATATGGAACATATCGATGTCCCTGTAGGTCTAGCTATTGGCTTTATGCTCATGCTGGGCATCACCATGATTGCCGCCCCTGGGGTTCCCGGCGGTGCAATTATGGCTGCGGTGGGCTTGCTAGCTTCCATGCTTGGTTTCGACGAAAGCCAAGTAGCTCTTATGATCGCCGCCTATATTGCCATTGACTCCTTTGGTACTGCGGCAAATGTTACCGGCGATGGTGCGTTGGCTTTGATTATCAACCGCTTTGCTGCTGGCAAGATTAAGCCTGCTGATCTCGCTGAAGTCCCAGGTGTGGATGCTGTGCCTGCCTCTGCAGAAGCCGACACTGCTGGTACCGCTGCTCCTGCGAACATATCTGCCTATTCCAAGGGTGCTTTGCATTCTTCGGCTGCGCAGGCGGCTGGGTCGCGTCGTATCCCTGGTTCCACTTCTGATGAAACTTTTGTAGTTTTCGATGAAGTAGAGCCCTAA
- a CDS encoding YPDG domain-containing protein, giving the protein MRISSKGIAGSARRRGISIAAGALTVTLAMTLQTAPFVQNTPFTAVANAQVVGNAPSVAGAIRADGVENQTQSYSGQVWFDRIGSMAVYNKPSDEPMPNVTVYLQYMESGGWVSPVYYTVSDSEGKFTFDLSKPITDALGNEHSFTLAGAPNLRIRTWMDNPDPTRFSVVRPGDTASGRFHTRLERTNESWDFTAGVNRVVNSMMVLQERPNYQGWLAKPEKDWTRPETTDGVWPFKGIYGSVTDSQVWWENWETPGSIAGTYVKGRWDRAADVELVASYVNDEVARRFKKWEADNKGFTREQQRVEQKRIVDEYNAEFGPGAAIAETVVGKADGNGKFYLPFKGLWGSSYSSKGNRRVSDEEWGKLADDYRNDTLLGVWNGGLIDKNRHINSEYMYIYPIVSPTTDVWMSTFTDNMFQDPQRTIGAGNLGASSNTKPLGQVINFQNFALITSSPQHTIINYDTEKTPAKPGDVAHTTTVGLTPNSTFVIRWAKDGQVIEGTDCTIQTDGKGDAKTCDFTIPENLDKPAIFTSQVYAYDYASNVATGSPIIADSLLAIPLNTADKVEPAYEAKDVARGTAVSSDPTFTNVKDKQPTATPKDTVFTLPDGHDPKASIDQATGKVTYTTDGTEAAGSVIDVPVTVTYPDQSKDMAKAVFTITDNQADTFTPAYEAGTSKPGDTIKLPVKFTNKDGQDATKPDNAIFKITGDAAPEGVSIDENTGEITVTVPDTKKAGDVIEIPVEVTYPDGSKDTVQARVTVAAKFADNLTPAYAEVSGAHGTTAVSKTPTFTDAQNGTVAAPQGTRYLAQTPDVNTVVDFETGVVSYKIPADTEAGTTLTIPVKVAYPDNSEDVVNVTIQVTETMADMFAPEYAPETVAPGTSAIFTKPIIKNGAGQTVDIPKDTKFALGENAPEGLNINVNPDSGTIGVDVPDDKVDGDVITIPVDVTYSDGTKDTVNATVNVKETDKAKYQPQYEHIGAARGTTAKVPEPTFTGKNNADIPRPGNVKFSLLAGHPDGVTINEGTGALSVPVDANADLSKDITIPVIVEYEDGTIDEVNAVITPQPSHADNLQPVYPAASGKPGETVEVTPDLLDNVNNKVQIPANTKFATTGVVPPGVTVNPDTGVVTAEIDNNKTSGEEIKVMVEVTYPDGTKDTVEVTVTVADKDAAKFQPVYAPVEAKRGTTATVEAPTFTTQDGAAAPNQPAVKMYRKGDGAPAEVTVDEKTGKITYPIPAEATLGQAIEIPVEVEYEDGSVDKVNAMVTPLKSDADTLEPTYPAGVGKAGETVTVTPKLNHETDGPVEIPNNTKFTTTGNVPDGVSVDPDTGVVTAIIDGNKNPGDEIKVMIDVTYPDGTKDTVEVTVTVADKDAAKFVPVYAPVEAPRGTTVQIAEPKFTDNDGKDVADKPAVKSYVKGANAPEGVTVNETTGAITFDIPAKADLDTPISIPVTVTYVDGSVDEVMATVTPKKNKADELQPNYTSPDAIPGADVTIPAPKFTDEAGGPVDVPENTTFKIPVDAAPENVAINEKTGEITLTVPADKAAGETVKVPVEVTYPDGTKETVEVTVNVIAAPKTSENVEPAYVNKEAPRGTTVTIDEPKFTDTKTGAETPRPDKANFTKGDKAPAGVEVDPTTGAITFPIPAEADLDTPIEIPVTVTYEDGSMDNVTVTVTPKRNNADSFQTVYPPVAGKPGTAAKVPAPTIKDNQNNDVENPPKLTYGKTDKTPDGVVIDENTGEITVPIPDNAKPGDSITVPVEVTYPDGSKETVEVIVGVLPKDADFFQPAYAPIAGKRGTTVAVAPPVFNDADGRPTTEKPAVKSYDKTDGTPANVTVDPTTGALQVPVAPDADPATPIQVPVLITYEDGSSEVATATVNPVNNTADELQPTYPATNGTAGETVTVTPKITKTDGSPADLPADTKFTPNGQLPDGVTVNPDTGEVTVVIPDDKQPGDEIKAMVDVTYPDGSKDTVEVTVVVSPKDAQKFEPAYKETEGVRGSEVVIPSPEYTDKDGQKVNPPADVTYTKGDNAPEGVTVDPKTGEITVPISKDAPIDQPVTIPVVVTYPDQSTDKVTATVTPKANTADTVEPTYPGADGKPGETIKVPGPSFTDKDGGKVDVPADTTFTPNGQLPDGVTIDEKTGEITVVVPDDKQPGDEIKVMVDVNYPDGSKDTVEVTVVVTATDADKLEPSYAPAEGTPGTTVKVDEPTFTDKDGKEVPKPDNTTFKKGDNAPEGVVVDPATGAITVPIAADADPTKPITFPVVVTYPDKSEEVVTVTVNVGKTQAQTIDPMWEDGKGQPGTDVVIPNTGDALPKDTTGTVTDADGNVIGEIAPDGTLTVHIPANATPGAPIKVNVELTYPDGSKETVTTTINVGNHPDWADTSAQPGMQVTVPNTGGPVLPGTTAEVKDGGDAVVTIDDQGNLVITPNKDAVPGSKITVEIKDPNGVVIDTVVITIADPAKPGISDKCIQTSLGIGLPLLFLAPLGLAAQVHIPGVSDVQFKIQTQIGQLNEQFQRDLGIFNPQLAKWASEVNAMLGTPQVRRAAGAVGVVLAGLLAGGLLLDACLPGGISGDRDPQLPLDPNDPMNPALPLPGEVPGDAAAPADPADPAAPAPAAPAAPEADAADAADADAAPADPAAPAAPEAPEANAPAAPNAPADAADQPVAAAEDPDAEA; this is encoded by the coding sequence ATGCGTATCTCTTCGAAAGGTATCGCTGGTTCAGCGAGGCGCCGCGGCATTTCAATTGCTGCTGGCGCTTTAACTGTAACTTTGGCGATGACCTTACAGACCGCACCATTTGTGCAAAACACCCCATTTACGGCGGTGGCCAATGCACAGGTTGTGGGCAACGCTCCTTCTGTTGCGGGCGCAATTCGCGCTGATGGCGTTGAAAACCAAACCCAGTCTTATTCCGGACAGGTTTGGTTTGACCGCATCGGTAGTATGGCGGTTTATAACAAGCCTAGCGATGAGCCAATGCCTAATGTCACTGTTTATCTCCAGTACATGGAATCGGGTGGCTGGGTATCACCGGTCTACTACACCGTTTCTGATAGTGAAGGTAAATTCACCTTCGACTTAAGCAAACCAATTACTGATGCCCTCGGTAATGAGCACTCCTTTACGCTTGCTGGGGCTCCGAATCTACGGATTCGTACCTGGATGGATAACCCAGATCCAACTCGCTTTTCTGTAGTTCGCCCTGGCGATACTGCTTCGGGGCGTTTCCACACCCGCCTAGAGCGTACTAATGAGTCCTGGGACTTCACTGCTGGCGTTAACCGCGTAGTTAACTCCATGATGGTGCTGCAAGAACGCCCTAACTATCAGGGTTGGTTAGCAAAGCCTGAAAAAGATTGGACTCGCCCGGAAACTACGGATGGAGTATGGCCGTTTAAGGGCATCTATGGCTCTGTTACCGATTCTCAAGTCTGGTGGGAGAACTGGGAGACCCCTGGCTCTATTGCTGGTACTTATGTTAAAGGCCGCTGGGACCGGGCAGCCGATGTTGAACTTGTTGCCTCCTATGTAAATGACGAAGTAGCCCGCCGCTTTAAGAAATGGGAAGCAGATAATAAAGGCTTCACCCGTGAGCAGCAGCGCGTTGAGCAAAAGCGCATCGTAGATGAATATAACGCCGAATTTGGCCCCGGTGCTGCTATTGCAGAAACCGTAGTCGGCAAGGCTGATGGTAACGGAAAGTTCTATCTCCCATTCAAGGGACTTTGGGGTAGTTCTTATAGCAGCAAGGGTAATAGGCGTGTCTCCGATGAGGAGTGGGGCAAGCTAGCTGATGATTACCGTAATGACACGCTGCTAGGAGTTTGGAATGGTGGTCTAATCGACAAGAACCGCCACATCAACTCCGAATACATGTACATCTATCCAATCGTCAGTCCGACCACTGATGTTTGGATGAGTACTTTCACGGATAATATGTTCCAGGATCCGCAGCGTACTATCGGTGCAGGTAACTTGGGTGCTAGCTCAAATACGAAGCCACTGGGTCAGGTAATCAACTTCCAGAACTTTGCGTTGATTACTTCTTCACCGCAGCACACTATTATCAACTATGACACTGAAAAGACCCCGGCTAAGCCTGGCGATGTTGCGCACACAACCACCGTTGGTCTAACACCTAACTCCACTTTCGTTATTCGTTGGGCTAAAGATGGTCAAGTAATTGAAGGTACAGATTGCACCATTCAGACTGACGGAAAAGGTGATGCAAAAACCTGCGATTTCACCATTCCTGAAAATCTAGATAAGCCAGCAATCTTCACTTCGCAGGTTTATGCCTACGATTATGCTTCCAATGTGGCTACTGGCAGCCCGATTATCGCAGACTCCCTGCTGGCTATTCCGCTAAATACTGCAGATAAGGTTGAGCCTGCTTATGAGGCTAAAGACGTAGCTCGCGGAACTGCGGTTTCTTCGGATCCCACTTTCACTAATGTCAAGGATAAGCAGCCGACTGCTACACCTAAAGACACCGTCTTCACCCTCCCTGACGGCCATGATCCGAAGGCTTCTATTGATCAAGCCACCGGCAAGGTCACTTACACCACCGACGGTACCGAGGCTGCTGGTAGCGTTATCGATGTTCCGGTAACTGTTACTTATCCAGATCAGTCCAAGGATATGGCCAAGGCTGTATTCACTATCACGGATAACCAGGCCGATACCTTCACTCCGGCGTATGAAGCAGGTACTTCTAAGCCTGGCGATACCATCAAGCTTCCGGTGAAGTTCACCAACAAGGATGGACAGGACGCCACCAAGCCAGATAACGCTATCTTCAAGATCACTGGCGATGCTGCTCCTGAAGGCGTATCTATCGATGAGAACACCGGTGAAATCACCGTAACTGTTCCTGATACTAAGAAAGCCGGCGATGTAATTGAGATCCCGGTAGAAGTAACCTATCCGGATGGTTCCAAGGACACCGTCCAGGCTCGGGTAACTGTTGCAGCTAAGTTTGCTGACAATCTAACTCCTGCATATGCAGAAGTTTCTGGGGCACACGGAACTACCGCTGTTTCTAAGACTCCTACCTTTACCGACGCTCAAAATGGCACGGTAGCTGCTCCGCAGGGCACTCGTTACTTGGCACAGACCCCGGATGTCAATACGGTTGTTGACTTTGAAACTGGTGTAGTTAGCTACAAGATCCCGGCAGACACTGAAGCTGGAACCACCCTTACTATTCCGGTTAAGGTTGCATACCCAGACAACTCTGAAGATGTGGTTAATGTAACCATTCAGGTAACCGAGACCATGGCTGACATGTTTGCGCCTGAATATGCTCCAGAAACTGTAGCTCCAGGCACTTCTGCTATTTTCACTAAGCCAATAATCAAGAATGGTGCCGGCCAGACTGTAGATATTCCTAAGGACACCAAGTTCGCTTTAGGCGAGAATGCCCCTGAAGGTCTAAATATCAACGTCAACCCAGATAGCGGAACTATTGGTGTTGATGTTCCCGACGATAAGGTTGATGGGGATGTTATTACTATTCCTGTCGATGTAACCTATTCCGACGGCACCAAAGACACCGTTAACGCAACGGTCAATGTAAAGGAAACAGACAAGGCTAAGTACCAGCCGCAGTATGAGCATATCGGTGCTGCTCGCGGTACTACTGCTAAGGTTCCTGAACCCACCTTCACTGGGAAAAATAACGCAGATATTCCGCGCCCAGGGAATGTGAAATTCAGCTTGCTTGCTGGTCACCCTGATGGTGTGACCATTAACGAAGGTACTGGTGCGCTAAGCGTTCCAGTTGATGCCAATGCTGATCTGTCCAAGGACATCACCATTCCGGTAATTGTGGAATACGAAGATGGCACCATTGACGAAGTCAATGCTGTTATCACTCCACAGCCAAGCCATGCTGATAACCTACAGCCGGTATATCCTGCTGCTTCAGGTAAGCCTGGCGAGACTGTTGAAGTAACTCCCGACCTTCTTGATAATGTCAACAATAAGGTTCAGATTCCTGCCAACACCAAGTTCGCTACCACTGGTGTTGTTCCGCCTGGAGTTACCGTAAATCCTGACACTGGTGTGGTCACCGCTGAGATCGATAACAACAAGACCTCTGGTGAAGAAATCAAGGTTATGGTTGAAGTTACCTACCCTGATGGCACCAAGGACACTGTTGAAGTAACGGTAACCGTTGCTGATAAGGATGCCGCTAAGTTCCAGCCGGTATATGCTCCGGTTGAGGCTAAGCGTGGCACCACTGCCACTGTCGAAGCTCCGACCTTCACCACTCAAGATGGCGCAGCTGCACCGAACCAGCCGGCCGTCAAGATGTACCGTAAGGGCGATGGCGCTCCTGCAGAGGTAACTGTCGATGAAAAGACTGGCAAGATTACCTATCCGATTCCGGCTGAGGCCACTTTGGGTCAGGCTATTGAGATCCCGGTTGAGGTTGAGTACGAAGATGGCTCTGTCGACAAGGTAAATGCTATGGTCACTCCGCTAAAGAGTGATGCAGATACCTTGGAACCCACCTACCCCGCAGGTGTTGGCAAGGCTGGCGAAACCGTCACTGTAACTCCGAAGCTCAATCATGAGACCGACGGACCAGTGGAGATCCCGAACAATACCAAGTTCACCACCACTGGCAATGTTCCTGATGGTGTTTCCGTTGATCCTGATACTGGTGTAGTTACTGCCATCATCGATGGCAATAAGAACCCCGGTGACGAGATCAAGGTGATGATTGACGTCACCTATCCTGACGGCACCAAGGACACCGTTGAAGTAACGGTAACCGTTGCTGATAAGGATGCCGCTAAGTTTGTACCGGTATATGCTCCGGTAGAAGCTCCGCGTGGTACCACCGTTCAAATCGCTGAACCTAAGTTCACTGATAACGACGGCAAGGATGTTGCTGATAAGCCTGCAGTTAAGTCCTATGTAAAGGGTGCTAATGCTCCTGAGGGCGTAACTGTAAACGAGACCACCGGCGCAATTACCTTCGATATTCCGGCCAAGGCTGATCTAGATACCCCAATCAGCATTCCGGTAACCGTCACCTATGTAGACGGCTCTGTCGATGAAGTGATGGCTACGGTAACCCCGAAGAAGAATAAGGCCGATGAACTTCAGCCGAACTACACCTCCCCGGATGCAATTCCTGGTGCAGATGTAACCATTCCGGCACCTAAGTTCACCGACGAAGCTGGCGGTCCAGTTGACGTACCGGAGAACACCACCTTCAAGATCCCTGTTGATGCTGCTCCTGAAAACGTAGCTATCAACGAAAAGACCGGTGAAATCACTCTTACCGTTCCTGCCGACAAGGCAGCTGGTGAGACCGTGAAGGTCCCAGTTGAGGTCACCTATCCGGATGGCACCAAGGAAACTGTTGAAGTAACTGTCAACGTTATTGCTGCTCCGAAGACCTCTGAGAACGTAGAGCCTGCTTATGTAAATAAGGAAGCTCCACGTGGCACCACCGTCACCATCGATGAGCCTAAGTTCACCGATACCAAGACCGGTGCGGAAACTCCACGTCCGGATAAGGCTAACTTCACCAAGGGCGATAAGGCTCCTGCAGGTGTTGAGGTTGACCCAACCACCGGTGCTATCACCTTCCCGATCCCGGCCGAGGCTGATCTAGATACCCCGATCGAGATCCCGGTAACTGTCACCTATGAAGACGGTTCCATGGATAACGTGACCGTCACCGTAACGCCGAAGCGAAATAATGCCGATAGCTTCCAGACGGTATATCCGCCAGTTGCTGGTAAGCCCGGCACTGCTGCGAAGGTTCCTGCTCCTACCATCAAGGACAACCAGAACAACGATGTCGAGAACCCGCCGAAGCTAACTTACGGCAAGACCGATAAGACTCCTGACGGCGTCGTCATCGACGAAAACACCGGTGAAATCACTGTTCCGATCCCGGATAACGCCAAGCCAGGCGACTCCATCACCGTTCCAGTTGAGGTCACCTACCCAGATGGCTCCAAGGAAACTGTTGAGGTTATCGTCGGAGTCCTTCCAAAGGATGCGGACTTCTTCCAGCCGGCATACGCTCCTATTGCCGGTAAGCGTGGCACCACTGTTGCGGTTGCTCCGCCGGTCTTCAATGACGCCGATGGTCGTCCGACCACCGAAAAGCCAGCAGTGAAGTCTTATGACAAGACTGATGGCACCCCGGCAAATGTCACTGTTGATCCCACCACTGGTGCACTGCAGGTCCCAGTAGCTCCCGATGCTGATCCGGCCACCCCAATTCAGGTACCGGTTCTCATCACCTACGAAGATGGTTCTTCTGAGGTTGCTACCGCTACCGTTAACCCGGTAAATAACACCGCGGATGAATTGCAGCCCACCTATCCGGCAACCAATGGCACCGCTGGTGAAACCGTTACGGTAACCCCGAAGATCACCAAGACCGACGGCTCCCCTGCCGATCTTCCGGCCGACACCAAGTTCACCCCCAATGGCCAGCTGCCTGACGGTGTGACCGTGAACCCGGATACCGGTGAAGTAACTGTCGTAATCCCTGACGATAAGCAGCCAGGCGATGAAATCAAGGCGATGGTTGATGTCACCTACCCAGATGGTTCCAAGGACACCGTCGAGGTAACTGTGGTAGTTTCCCCGAAGGATGCTCAGAAATTTGAGCCCGCCTATAAGGAAACTGAAGGGGTTCGTGGCTCCGAGGTTGTTATTCCAAGTCCGGAATACACCGATAAGGATGGCCAGAAGGTCAACCCGCCAGCAGATGTGACCTACACCAAGGGCGATAATGCTCCTGAGGGTGTAACTGTTGATCCCAAGACCGGTGAAATCACCGTTCCGATCAGCAAGGATGCCCCAATTGATCAGCCTGTCACCATTCCAGTGGTAGTCACCTACCCAGATCAGTCCACTGATAAGGTAACCGCTACTGTCACCCCGAAGGCGAATACCGCTGATACCGTTGAGCCCACCTATCCTGGTGCTGATGGCAAGCCTGGTGAAACCATTAAGGTTCCTGGCCCCAGCTTCACCGATAAGGATGGCGGCAAGGTAGATGTTCCTGCCGATACCACCTTCACCCCGAATGGTCAGCTCCCTGATGGTGTGACCATTGACGAGAAGACCGGCGAGATCACCGTCGTTGTGCCTGACGATAAGCAGCCTGGCGACGAAATCAAGGTGATGGTTGATGTCAACTACCCAGATGGTTCCAAGGACACCGTTGAGGTAACTGTGGTAGTTACCGCTACGGATGCCGATAAGCTAGAGCCTTCCTACGCTCCTGCTGAGGGCACTCCTGGCACCACCGTCAAGGTTGATGAACCCACCTTCACCGATAAGGACGGCAAGGAAGTACCGAAGCCGGACAACACTACCTTCAAGAAGGGCGATAATGCTCCTGAGGGCGTAGTAGTTGACCCAGCTACCGGTGCAATCACCGTTCCGATTGCCGCTGACGCTGATCCCACCAAGCCAATTACCTTCCCGGTAGTTGTTACTTACCCGGATAAGTCCGAAGAGGTAGTCACTGTCACCGTTAATGTTGGCAAGACTCAGGCACAAACCATCGACCCCATGTGGGAAGACGGCAAGGGCCAGCCTGGCACTGACGTGGTCATCCCGAATACCGGCGATGCCCTACCTAAGGACACCACCGGAACTGTCACCGATGCCGATGGCAATGTAATTGGTGAAATTGCCCCCGATGGAACGCTCACGGTACACATTCCTGCGAATGCCACCCCAGGTGCTCCCATCAAGGTCAATGTAGAACTCACCTACCCAGATGGTTCCAAGGAAACGGTGACCACCACTATCAACGTGGGCAACCACCCAGATTGGGCTGATACCAGTGCTCAGCCAGGTATGCAGGTAACCGTTCCAAATACCGGCGGACCTGTTCTTCCGGGCACCACTGCTGAGGTTAAAGATGGTGGCGACGCCGTTGTTACCATCGATGACCAGGGCAACTTGGTAATCACCCCGAATAAGGATGCCGTACCTGGTTCCAAGATCACCGTAGAGATCAAGGATCCCAACGGCGTGGTAATCGACACTGTGGTAATCACCATTGCCGATCCCGCCAAGCCAGGTATCTCTGATAAGTGCATCCAGACCAGCCTTGGCATTGGCCTGCCGCTGCTCTTCCTAGCCCCGCTAGGTTTGGCCGCACAGGTTCACATCCCAGGTGTTTCCGACGTACAGTTCAAGATCCAAACCCAGATTGGACAGCTCAATGAGCAGTTCCAGCGTGACCTTGGAATCTTCAACCCGCAGCTTGCTAAGTGGGCCAGTGAGGTTAACGCCATGCTGGGCACTCCGCAGGTACGTCGCGCCGCTGGTGCTGTAGGTGTAGTACTAGCTGGTCTCCTTGCCGGTGGCCTGCTACTCGACGCCTGCTTGCCTGGTGGAATCTCCGGTGACCGCGATCCGCAACTGCCATTGGATCCCAACGATCCGATGAACCCGGCACTCCCACTTCCTGGTGAAGTTCCTGGCGATGCAGCTGCTCCCGCAGATCCTGCAGATCCTGCTGCTCCAGCCCCGGCCGCACCTGCTGCTCCGGAAGCTGATGCCGCTGATGCCGCTGACGCTGATGCTGCCCCCGCAGATCCGGCCGCTCCAGCTGCTCCCGAGGCTCCTGAGGCAAATGCCCCGGCTGCCCCGAATGCCCCGGCTGATGCTGCTGATCAGCCTGTAGCTGCCGCGGAAGATCCCGATGCAGAGGCCTAA
- a CDS encoding SdpI family protein produces the protein MFVGIALLAIAIFQLAIATMAWKQRLPGNRFIGLRVPEVRKSADIWNTAHRVAAPLWLLSGVAFGFAGLSAWNATGWGWALPVVLFIIALAAYGAGAAQGAHTAAAVDARRIQEEANGGPAAAVDLQALRRAAQQSEKPDNS, from the coding sequence ATGTTTGTCGGCATAGCACTCTTAGCAATCGCAATTTTTCAGCTAGCCATCGCCACCATGGCCTGGAAACAACGCCTCCCCGGCAACCGCTTTATTGGTTTACGCGTACCTGAAGTACGGAAATCTGCCGATATTTGGAATACTGCCCACCGGGTAGCAGCACCTTTATGGCTTTTATCTGGAGTAGCCTTCGGTTTTGCTGGACTTAGCGCTTGGAATGCCACCGGTTGGGGTTGGGCCTTACCTGTAGTGCTATTCATTATTGCTTTAGCAGCTTATGGTGCCGGCGCTGCCCAAGGGGCACATACCGCGGCTGCCGTGGATGCGCGGCGTATACAAGAAGAAGCCAATGGTGGGCCAGCAGCGGCAGTGGATCTGCAAGCTTTGCGTCGAGCGGCACAGCAAAGCGAAAAACCAGATAATAGCTAA